The nucleotide sequence CTTTTGAATATGAAAGATGTTGAATACATGTCTTCCTCTGGATTCAGAGCTTGTATTTCCACTCTCCGCAAACTCAATTCGAAAGAGGGTTCGTTAAAAATCTCCAATATCAAACCTGCGGTCAAACGTATCTTTGATGTCATTGAACTTACATCACTTTTTGATATCTATGATTCAGAAGATGCTGCGTTAAAAGCGTTCTAAGCGGGTCCTTGAATCCAGTCTTACATAAGATAGTAGAGACCAAACACGAGGAAATCCTTCAGGGAAGGGGGAAGTCCCTTCCTCCTCGTAAGATTCCCGTGCGTCCTTGGGAATCTCACCTCAAAACCAATTCCATTTCAGTCATTGCCGAATGTAAAAAGGGAAGCCCAAGTTCAGGAATCCTTCGCCCTGACTACCATCCAGTCGAAATTGCCTCAATTTATGAGTCCTCGGGTGCCGCTGCAATCTCTGTCCTCACGGACTCTCAGTATTTTTTTGGATCCCTTTCGGATTTAACCTCGGTTGCAGAGGCTGTTGAAATTCCCGTGATTCGAAAGGACTTCATTTTGGATCCACTCCAAATTGATGAAGCCTATGCCTTTGGTGCTTCTGCCATTTTACTCATTGTCCGTATCCTTTCACCGAAAGATCTCACTTCCTTACACCAACATGCGAAAGGACTCGGCCTTTCTGTTCTTGTCGAAACACACAACAAAAACGAAGTAAAAACAGCACTTGATTCTGGAGCTACTACCATTGGTATCAATACCCGGGATTTAGATACATTTGAAATTCATAAAAATCTAATAGAAGACATTGCTTCGGAACTAGACAGTTCGATCATTCGTGTTGCTGAATCTGGAATTGAAAGTTATGCCGATTGGCAAAAATACAAAGGAATCGTTGATTCCATGTTAGTTGGTACTTATTTTATGAAAAGTAAAAATATAGCGAAAGACTTTCAGTCCCTTCTGTTCGGAAATTAGACCTCGAGATTTTTGATACATTCTAAGTAAATTCCTACTTTGTTTTGGATTGGATTTTGGGTGTTTCTCTCATTGTCCAGAAATTCCGAAAATAATTTCGCTTTTCTCCTATCGTCCTTCCGCTAATCTATCCGCATGAACTGGAAACAATCCTTTAAGGGATTCGTTTTATTCCTACTCTATATAGGAACTGCCAAACTGGGCATGGAATTCTTTTCTTTCCAACCAGTTAATTTGGCTGTCCTCTGGATTCCTTCCGGAATTGGACTGATTGGTTGTCTCTTCTTTGGATATCGCTATTTACCGGTTGTTTGGCTTGCAAGTTTTCTTGCGAATAAAGATGGTTTGATCAGCAGCCAACATGGACTGAGTTCTTTCGATTTGTATTTAAGTATTTGCCTGACGGCTGGGGTGGATA is from Leptospira perdikensis and encodes:
- a CDS encoding STAS domain-containing protein; this translates as MLKHEVKDGKLVVYLEGRLDVSVANEVEEGLMELIDNAGHRKVLLNMKDVEYMSSSGFRACISTLRKLNSKEGSLKISNIKPAVKRIFDVIELTSLFDIYDSEDAALKAF
- a CDS encoding indole-3-glycerol-phosphate synthase (involved in tryptophan biosynthesis; amino acid biosynthesis; converts 1-(2-carboxyphenylamino)-1-deoxy-D-ribulose 5-phosphate to C(1)-(3-indolyl)-glycerol 3-phosphat), with protein sequence MNPVLHKIVETKHEEILQGRGKSLPPRKIPVRPWESHLKTNSISVIAECKKGSPSSGILRPDYHPVEIASIYESSGAAAISVLTDSQYFFGSLSDLTSVAEAVEIPVIRKDFILDPLQIDEAYAFGASAILLIVRILSPKDLTSLHQHAKGLGLSVLVETHNKNEVKTALDSGATTIGINTRDLDTFEIHKNLIEDIASELDSSIIRVAESGIESYADWQKYKGIVDSMLVGTYFMKSKNIAKDFQSLLFGN